AGATGAAGAGCAAGGATTATGATCTGGTGATTGCAGATCTGATGATGCCGGAGATGAATGGTCTGGAGCTTCTATCCAGAGCAAAGTCCATTCATCCGGATATCAACTTCATCGTTATGACAGCTTATGCTTCAGTTGACACGGCTATTGAAGCTCTGAAAAAAGGAGCATTTGACTATATCACCAAACCTTTTAAGGTAGATGAGATTAAGATAGCCATTAAGAAATCTTTAACCCAGAAGAGGATCGCTGAGGAAAATGTCAATTTAAAAAGACAGCTCAAAAAAGAATACGGGCTGCAAAGTCTGATCGGCAATTCTCCGGAGATGTTTCAACTGAAGAAACTGGTCGAGAGGATCGCGGATACAGATAGCACAGTCTTAATCCGGGGCGAAAGCGGAACCGGAAAGGAACTGGTGGTCAAAGCTATCCATCAGCTCAGCAGCAGGGCAGGGAAACCATTTGTCACCATCAATTGTGCCACACTGCCAGAGGCTCTTTTAGAGAGCGAGCTTTTCGGGCATGTGAAAGGCTCCTTTACCGGAGCGATAAAGGATAAGGACGGCCTGTTTAAAGTGGCAGATGGAGGAATTTTCTTTATGGATGAAATCGGGGTGACTTCTCCTGCAATTCAGGTAAAGCTGTTAAGGGTTTTAGAAGAAAGGCAATTCACCCCGGTTGGAGGTACCAAACCGGTTGAGGTCGACGTAAGACTGATCACTGCCACTAATGCCAATTTAGAAGAAGAAGTGAAATTAGGGAATTTCAGGTCAGACCTGTATTACCGCCTGAACGTCATTCCCATTTATATCCCGCCTTTAAGAGAAAGAAAGGGAGACACCGAGCTTTTAATCAAGTTCTTCATAAAAAAGTATTGCGACAAACTGGGGATCGAGGAAAAGGAAATCACTCAGAATACGCTGGAGCTTTTGACCAGCTATTCCTGGCCCGGAAACGTCAGGGAGCTGGAGAACACCATTGAAAGGGCGGTGATACTTTCCTCGGGAAAAACGATAGATCTGAATTCACTCCCCCAGAATGTTGTAGAAAATAAACCCCTGGGGCTGGTCCAATCCTCCCAGCCAGAGCTGCCCACCTTAGAGTCGATAGAAAAAGCTTATATCTTCTGGATTTTGAACCAGACCGGCTGGCAGAAGACCAAAGCTTCCCAGATACTGGGAATAGATGCTTCAACCCTTTACCGCAAAATAGAGAGATACAATCTTAAAGAGAAATGAGAAGAATCTCAGAGAGAACTAAAAATCGAAATCGCACCCGGCACGGATCAGTACGAATGAAAATGTCGGTTTCGGGAAAAGTGACAGGACCTGCGAACACGAACACAAAGTTATCAGACGGAATCAAGCCTGAAACCAAGGTCTCATCCGATACGCCCTTCAAGTGGAATACCTGGATACTGGGAGTCCTTATATTCGCATTTTTTCTTTTGATATACTGGAGGACTTGCTGCCCCACGGTTTTCTGGTGGGATAGTGCGGAGTTTGTCGCAGCAGTAGCCATTTTGGGTATCCCTCATCCTCCCAGTTTCCCTCTGTATATTTTGGTGGGCAAATTATTTTCCTTTTTGCCATTGTTTTCTCTATCCTTTAAACTGAATTTTCTCTCCGGTGTATTTGCGGCTCTCAGCCTGTCTTTTTTTGCTCTTCTACTTTTAAAACTGTTTCGGACTTTCTTTTCAGGACTTACAGGCGATACAAAAATGCTTTTCATCGTCCTGATTATGACCCTCTTCGTCGCTGGATTAAACTTTGCTTTCTGGATTCAGGGAATAAGGGCAGAGGTTTATTCTTTAAACGGCTTAATCTTTATTCTCCTGTTTTATTGCGGGTTAAATCACATCGCGGAAGAAAAAAATC
This Candidatus Zixiibacteriota bacterium DNA region includes the following protein-coding sequences:
- a CDS encoding DUF2723 domain-containing protein, producing MRRISERTKNRNRTRHGSVRMKMSVSGKVTGPANTNTKLSDGIKPETKVSSDTPFKWNTWILGVLIFAFFLLIYWRTCCPTVFWWDSAEFVAAVAILGIPHPPSFPLYILVGKLFSFLPLFSLSFKLNFLSGVFAALSLSFFALLLLKLFRTFFSGLTGDTKMLFIVLIMTLFVAGLNFAFWIQGIRAEVYSLNGLIFILLFYCGLNHIAEEKNHQKNPRWLYLFFFIFGLGMASHNVTLLSTLPAFIYLFVSYDTFGLLKPKSLGAFLIFFLLGCSIYLYLPLRALNSPALNWGNPASLEKVVTSALALKSVKQIGLTLNYTLVERIKDAWIMIYSQFTFLPFLLSLTGFFFLLRKHFKLFIFFLLLILGNSATIIILPSEFISTSLDFQGYILPV
- a CDS encoding sigma-54 dependent transcriptional regulator, with amino-acid sequence MENAKIMVIDDEESMCRFMQIMLQKEGYDVTSTVSSKEALEEMKSKDYDLVIADLMMPEMNGLELLSRAKSIHPDINFIVMTAYASVDTAIEALKKGAFDYITKPFKVDEIKIAIKKSLTQKRIAEENVNLKRQLKKEYGLQSLIGNSPEMFQLKKLVERIADTDSTVLIRGESGTGKELVVKAIHQLSSRAGKPFVTINCATLPEALLESELFGHVKGSFTGAIKDKDGLFKVADGGIFFMDEIGVTSPAIQVKLLRVLEERQFTPVGGTKPVEVDVRLITATNANLEEEVKLGNFRSDLYYRLNVIPIYIPPLRERKGDTELLIKFFIKKYCDKLGIEEKEITQNTLELLTSYSWPGNVRELENTIERAVILSSGKTIDLNSLPQNVVENKPLGLVQSSQPELPTLESIEKAYIFWILNQTGWQKTKASQILGIDASTLYRKIERYNLKEK